The window TTCCAGCCGATACCTTAGTAAGTATTGAAGAGGTAAGAGCAAAACGCCCCCGCAAACCTACAAGTCCTAAGTTGGGTATCTCTACACAGGATTGGCTGTTAGAGGCTATTGCAGAGAAGCTTGAGCGGGAACAGAAGAAGTATAAAATAGGTGTGAAATAACACCCATTTTTAGGTGCAAGAACACATCTAGTTTTGGGTGTCGTTCTACACTCAAAACCTCTTATCTGAACTCCTTGCCTAGTGCTGTTACTAGCTGCTTGTAGGAATATCCAGCTTTGTCTTTCACGGACTCTTTTGTGGTGGCTATTTGGTGGCGGGTACGAAATAAAAGTTGTTCTAGCTCCGGCTTCCCGGCCACATGCTTGAGGATGCGTTGGGCTACAGCTGGTGCCAAGCAGTTTGCGCTGGTGCCGGTACTACTAGTTAGGCCTTGGTAAGCTCTTTGAAGTTGATCACTCTGACCAGCCAACCAGACGTTAAACTTGTCTGGCCGCGCAACGGGTGCTACAACTGCACTCGCTGCGGTGGCTACTGCAGGAGCAGCCAAGCGCTGATGCACCTTAGGAATAGTGAATAGCAGCCCAGTTATCTTTTTGCCCGTTCG is drawn from Hymenobacter gelipurpurascens and contains these coding sequences:
- a CDS encoding replication initiation protein: ATLLTLSPTAQRLYWILKSYANLGGGRAVKRAETLVDLKRLLLQDETLYPVWAEFNRWVLEPIKAEFHAPEVNFPATWEPQRTGKKITGLLFTIPKVHQRLAAPAVATAASAVVAPVARPDKFNVWLAGQSDQLQRAYQGLTSSTGTSANCLAPAVAQRILKHVAGKPELEQLLFRTRHQIATTKESVKDKAGYSYKQLVTALGKEFR